CAAGCCCTGCCTTTATTGGAACGACGAGCGGGATATCAAGCCGTTTATCGGCAATGATGAGATGCTGAGACAAGAAATCCGGCGATCGCTCGAAGCCAAACCGCAGCGGCATGAAATGATCGTTCAGCCGAACCACAAGCCTACGCAGCATGCTATGCTGCGTCAGATGTCTCAAATTGGCGGGTGAAACCGGAATGAGTGATGAATTGAGATTCCGTATGGAACAGGATTCGCTTGGCAGTGCTCCAGTGCCTCGGGATGCCTATTATGGGATTCATACCGTACGTGCGCGGGATAATTTTGCGGTCAGCGGCCGCCCGGCCCATCGGCAGCTTATGCAGGCCATGGTGTTGGTCAAGAAAGCCGCAGCCAAAGTAAACGGACGGCATGGAGATATTCCAGAGTATGCCGCTGAGGCGATTCAGTTGTCCTGCGACGATATTCTGGGAGGCATGTTGGATGATCATTTTATCGTGGATGCCTATCAGGGCGGAGCGGGAACCAGCACCAACATGAATGTGAACGAGATGATCGCAAACCGGGCAATCGAGCGGCTTGGAGGAACGAAGGGAGACTATCGGTTAATCCATCCGATTGATCATGTAAATCTATATCAGTCCACGAATGACGTCTATCCGACCGCTCTGCGTATCGCTGTCATTCCTCTGCTGCGATTACTGAGTGAAGAGCTGTCTTCCCTTCAGGAAGCGTTGCAGGAGAAGGAGCGGCAATATGCCGATGTATTAAGGCTGGGCCGGACTCAGCTTATGGATGCGCTGCCGATCATGGCCGGTCAGAGCTTCGGCGCCTACGCCAAGGCGGTAGCCCGTGACCGGTGGCGGCTCTATAAAGCGGAGGAACGGCTTCGGGAGATCAATATCGGCGGTACGGCTGTCGGCACGGGGATGAATGCGCCGCTTAAGTATACTTATGCCATTGCGGAGGAGCTCCGTGAAATGACCGGGCTCGGGTTATGCCGCAGCGATTTTCCAATGGATGCCACTCAGAATATGGATGTGTTCGTGGAAACTTCGGGCTTGCTGAAAGCGGCCGCAGTGAATCTGCTGAAGATATCGGGCGACTTCCGGCTGCTGAATTCGGGATCTTCCGGTGGCATTGGCGAATATAAGCTGCCCGCTGTACAGGTCGGCTCCTCCATTATGCCCGGTAAGGTCAATCCGGTCATCGCCGAGATGGCCGGGTCCGTCGCGATGCGCGTGATCGCCAACGATACGGCGGTGACACTGGCGGCGGCAAGCGGACAACTGGAGCTTAATGCGTTTACGCCCTTGATTGCCGAGGCGCTGCTGGAATCCCTGGAGCTGCTGAGCCATGCCGTGCCGCTGTTCACGGAACGATGTGTTCAGGGGTTAACGCTGGACCCCATCCGTTGTCAAGAGCATCTGGACCGTTCGGGGGTGATGGCTGCGGCAACGGTATCCTATCTAGGGTATGACACCGCAGCTGAGCTGGCTGCGGCCATGGCGGCCACGGGACAGCCGCTTGGACAGCTACTGCGGGAACACGGCCTAATGGCAGATGAGCAAATTGAAGCGATCCTTCATCCGCTTGAAGTTACCAAACCGGGGATTCCCGGAAGTGGCAGAAGGGTCTGAACCCAGGTAGGAAAACGAAGGAGAGCACTCTATGAGCTTGATCGATACACCACGCGGAGAACGACTGCACCTTGCCGTCTTCGGGCGGCGCAATGCCGGTAAATCGAGTGTAATTAACGCGCTTGGCGGGCAGGAGACCTCGATTGTTTCCCCGGTGAGCGGTACGACCACCGACCCGGTCTATCAACCGATGGAGCTGCTGCCGGCGGGCCCAGTGGTACTTATTGATACAGCCGGACTGGATGACGTTGGCGATTTGGGGCAGCTGCGTGTACACAAAACTATGCGAATTCTAAACAAAACGGATTTGGCGATGGTTGCGGTAGATGCCACCCAGGGAGCAGACGAATTTGAGCGGGAGCTGCTGCGGACGATTGCCGCCAGAGAAATTCCGGCGATTGTGATTTTAAACAAAATCGATCTGCTTACCGCGCAAGGAGATGAAGGAGAGGCCGACTCGGCGGCGGCACGAGTGGAAGCCGTAATTGGCTGCAAGCCGATTTGTTTAAGCGCCGCCACGGGATGTGGAATCGGCGAATTAAAGACGGCGATTGCAGCAGCCTTGCCGAGGGGAGAAGACAAGTTCCGGATTGTCGGCGACCTGTTAAGTCCTGGTGATCTGGCTGTTCTTGTCGTCCCGATCGACAAGGCCGCGCCTAAAGGGAGGCTGATCCTGCCCCAGCAGCAGACCATTCGCGACATTATGGAATGCGATGCGGTAGCTGTGGTGACCAAGGAACAAGAACTCGGGCATACACTGGCCGCAATGGGGCGCAAGCCTAGATTGGTGATCACAGATTCGCAGGCTTTCCTGAAAGCCCAAGCCGATACCCCGAAGGATGTTCCGTTAACCTCCTTCTCCATTTTGTTTGCCCGCTACAAAGGCGATCTTCCCCGGCTTGTAGGCGGGGTGAGGGCGATCAGCCGCCTGCGTGACGGCGACCGGGTGCTGATTGCGGAAGCTTGTACCCATCATCGGCAATCCGATGATATCGCCACCGTCAAGATTCCCCGCTGGCTGCGGGAAAAGACGGGCAGGCAGCTTCAAATCGATCATGCCGCCGGCAGTGATTTTCCTGAAGGGTTGGAACAGTATTCCCTTATCATCCATTGCGGAGCCTGCATCCTGAATCGCAGAGCGATGCTGCAGCGAATGGAGGAAGCCAGGGTTGCGGGGGTCCCGATTGTCAATTATGGCGTGTTTATTGCCTATGTCCATGGGGTATTCCCAAGGGCGATTGAAATGTTCCCGTCCGCGATGCTGGCCTGGGCAGAGGAAGGAAGTTAAAGATCTGTATGTTAAATGAAAGCACCCGGTTCCTTGTTACAGGTTCCGGGTGCTTTTTATGATGACTGTTTGTCAGAACCGCAGGTCCCGTTCACCTGCCCGGATGCGTCGCAGCTGCTTTATCGTTGCTTTTTTGACCGATTCCTTGGGAATGCGTTCCAGGTTCTCGCGAATCGTCTGTTCGCCAATGGCGCGCATTTCCTCATCGGCATAGTCCAGCAGATATTCCTGGAAGGTCATTAAGGAATTCGGCTGGCATACATTATGAATTTGCCCCGATTTCGCCAGCTGCATAAAGCGGTCCCCCGTCCGTCCTTCCCGGTAACATGCGGTGCAGTAGCTGGGAACATAGCCGTCTCGGCACAGGTTCTTGATAATTTCCATAGGAGAGCGTTGATCGCCGACTGTGAACTGCGGCTTGTCGTCTTTGCCTTTATTGACGCTATACGCGCCAACGCCGGTAGCTGAGCCTGCGCTGATCTGTGATATTCCCAGTTTAATAATCTGGTCGCGGTATTCCGGGTCCTCACGTGTAGACAAGATCATTCCTGTATAAGGTACGGCCATTCTCAATACGGCGACAATCTTCGCGAAATCGTGGTCACCCACAAGATGGGGGTAATTATCCAGATTCACGTTCTCTGCTTCGCGCAGGCGGGGGACAGAGATCGTATGCGGCCCGCAGCCAAACGTCTGCTCCAGATGTTCGGCGTGTTTCAGCATGGCAATGGTCTCGTATTTATAATCATAGAGTCCGTACAGGACGCCGATGCCAACATCATCGATTCCGGATTTCATTGCCCGGTCCATGGCGGTCGTGTGCCAGTCATAATCGCTTTTGGGTCCCTGTGGGTGGTAATTGTGATAACTGGGTCTGTGATAAGTCTCTTGGAATAAAATATAGGTTCCGATCCCGGCATCCGCCAGTTTGCGGTATTCTTCCTCTGTCGTGGCGGCAATATTGATGTTAATCCGCCGGATACTGCCATTGTCCAGCTTGGTGTCGTATATGGTCCGGATACATTCCAGGATGTAGTCGATGGAACAATGGTTAGGGTCTTCACCCGCTTCAAGGACAAGCCGTTTATGGCCAAGTGACTGAAGTACCTGGACCTCCTGGGCAATTTCATCTTGAGTGAGACGGCTGCGTACAAACTCGGAATTGGAATGCTTGTATCCGCAATAGACACAGTTATTGACACAGTAGTTGCTGACATAGAGGGGGGCGAACAGGACGATCCGGTTGCCGTATATCCGTTCCTTGATTTCCCTGGACACCTGGTACAGCTGTTCCAGCGTAGCTTCATCATTCACATGCAGCAGCACCGCAGCTTCCCGGGAGGTCAGCCCTTTGCACGTTCTCGCTTTGTCCAGGATTGCGGTTACGATCTGGCTGTCGTTTATTGCCGCCTCCCCGTATTGCAGGGATTCCTTGATTTCCTCGTCCTGAATAAAATCCGCCGGACGGCGCTCATTCACTCGGTTCACGAACATCCACTTCTTTCTGGGTTCATTAATGGCAAAAAAAGAAGGCTGAACTTCGCCCGATTGATTTCCTGCGAAATTACAGACAAACGACAGGTCACAAATGACCTTTGTTCTCAAAAAACATCCAGCCGGGCCGGAGGGCTAGACAACCAGTTCAGACTGTCTCCTCGGCCCATATTGACATGAAAGCCGGCGTCCTCAATCCGCTGCTCCAGACAGAACCTGCACTGCGCAGATTCATCTCCCGTACAAATTTTATTATTATATAATGTATATTTCGGACGAAC
This region of Paenibacillus sp. URB8-2 genomic DNA includes:
- the hydF gene encoding [FeFe] hydrogenase H-cluster maturation GTPase HydF encodes the protein MSLIDTPRGERLHLAVFGRRNAGKSSVINALGGQETSIVSPVSGTTTDPVYQPMELLPAGPVVLIDTAGLDDVGDLGQLRVHKTMRILNKTDLAMVAVDATQGADEFERELLRTIAAREIPAIVILNKIDLLTAQGDEGEADSAAARVEAVIGCKPICLSAATGCGIGELKTAIAAALPRGEDKFRIVGDLLSPGDLAVLVVPIDKAAPKGRLILPQQQTIRDIMECDAVAVVTKEQELGHTLAAMGRKPRLVITDSQAFLKAQADTPKDVPLTSFSILFARYKGDLPRLVGGVRAISRLRDGDRVLIAEACTHHRQSDDIATVKIPRWLREKTGRQLQIDHAAGSDFPEGLEQYSLIIHCGACILNRRAMLQRMEEARVAGVPIVNYGVFIAYVHGVFPRAIEMFPSAMLAWAEEGS
- a CDS encoding aspartate ammonia-lyase, producing the protein MSDELRFRMEQDSLGSAPVPRDAYYGIHTVRARDNFAVSGRPAHRQLMQAMVLVKKAAAKVNGRHGDIPEYAAEAIQLSCDDILGGMLDDHFIVDAYQGGAGTSTNMNVNEMIANRAIERLGGTKGDYRLIHPIDHVNLYQSTNDVYPTALRIAVIPLLRLLSEELSSLQEALQEKERQYADVLRLGRTQLMDALPIMAGQSFGAYAKAVARDRWRLYKAEERLREINIGGTAVGTGMNAPLKYTYAIAEELREMTGLGLCRSDFPMDATQNMDVFVETSGLLKAAAVNLLKISGDFRLLNSGSSGGIGEYKLPAVQVGSSIMPGKVNPVIAEMAGSVAMRVIANDTAVTLAAASGQLELNAFTPLIAEALLESLELLSHAVPLFTERCVQGLTLDPIRCQEHLDRSGVMAAATVSYLGYDTAAELAAAMAATGQPLGQLLREHGLMADEQIEAILHPLEVTKPGIPGSGRRV
- the hydG gene encoding [FeFe] hydrogenase H-cluster radical SAM maturase HydG produces the protein MNRVNERRPADFIQDEEIKESLQYGEAAINDSQIVTAILDKARTCKGLTSREAAVLLHVNDEATLEQLYQVSREIKERIYGNRIVLFAPLYVSNYCVNNCVYCGYKHSNSEFVRSRLTQDEIAQEVQVLQSLGHKRLVLEAGEDPNHCSIDYILECIRTIYDTKLDNGSIRRININIAATTEEEYRKLADAGIGTYILFQETYHRPSYHNYHPQGPKSDYDWHTTAMDRAMKSGIDDVGIGVLYGLYDYKYETIAMLKHAEHLEQTFGCGPHTISVPRLREAENVNLDNYPHLVGDHDFAKIVAVLRMAVPYTGMILSTREDPEYRDQIIKLGISQISAGSATGVGAYSVNKGKDDKPQFTVGDQRSPMEIIKNLCRDGYVPSYCTACYREGRTGDRFMQLAKSGQIHNVCQPNSLMTFQEYLLDYADEEMRAIGEQTIRENLERIPKESVKKATIKQLRRIRAGERDLRF